One Candidatus Paceibacterota bacterium genomic window carries:
- a CDS encoding 50S ribosomal protein L35, with protein sequence MKTNKSYMKRLKVSKNGKITARKAGQNHFNAKESRRAQMAKRRGADFPFPISNKDRARFIIG encoded by the coding sequence ATGAAGACAAACAAGTCATACATGAAGCGCCTAAAAGTGAGCAAAAACGGCAAAATTACTGCTCGAAAAGCGGGCCAAAACCACTTTAATGCGAAAGAATCACGACGAGCTCAAATGGCAAAACGCCGAGGAGCTGATTTCCCATTTCCTATTAGCAACAAAGATCGAGCAAGATTTATAATCGGATAA
- the rplT gene encoding 50S ribosomal protein L20 produces MTRVKKGVNALKTRRNVLKQVKGYRFRRSKNERAAYEALYHAGKYAFAHRKDKKNDYRMLWNVKIGAYLKANGSSYSKFIGALKKKNIMVDRKIMADLIEFHPETMKKLVAKAI; encoded by the coding sequence ATGACACGAGTAAAGAAAGGAGTAAATGCGCTAAAGACACGACGAAATGTCCTCAAACAAGTAAAAGGATATCGTTTTCGACGTTCAAAAAATGAGCGAGCTGCTTACGAAGCGCTTTATCATGCAGGTAAATACGCATTCGCGCACCGAAAGGACAAGAAGAATGATTATCGAATGCTCTGGAACGTAAAGATCGGCGCGTACCTCAAAGCAAATGGTTCTTCATATAGTAAATTCATCGGCGCTTTGAAAAAGAAAAACATTATGGTTGACCGAAAGATCATGGCAGACCTTATCGAGTTTCATCCAGAGACAATGAAGAAGCTCGTGGCAAAAGCAATTTAA
- a CDS encoding MBL fold metallo-hydrolase, with product MTSGNHSKLTFWGGTGLVTGANFLLEIQNDNAKPLRILVDCGFVQGGSDSHELNAKNFSYDPRSIDILFITHAHLDHVGKIPKLVKDGFKGIIYSTSMTRELAQVILEDAAKLLVREAGNNPKNVIYNEEDILSAMRLWKDIPYHTKTEIGSGVSVYLKDAGHILGSTMYEFSRNGRNIVFTGDLGNSPDLLLPDTEKITDANYLVMESVYGDRNHESKEDRRAKFIRIVKENIARKGVLVIPAFSLERTQIVLYELDEMIERKDIPAVPVYLDSPMAIRVTEIYRRAMPEGFNEGVKKDFASGDDIFKFPDLRFTLTTDESKAILHAPNPKIIIAGSGMSNGGRVIHHEKNYLPDPNNTLLMMGYEAVGTLGRELMDGAKSVNIMGENVEVRARVENIQGYSGHKDSDHLIAFVEDTRETVERVFCVMGEPKSSLFLVQRLRDYVGVNAMMPKLGDSFDLNF from the coding sequence ATGACGAGCGGGAATCATTCGAAACTTACATTTTGGGGAGGAACGGGGCTTGTGACTGGCGCGAATTTTCTCCTTGAAATTCAGAATGACAATGCGAAACCTCTCCGTATTCTTGTTGATTGCGGATTCGTGCAGGGAGGAAGTGATTCGCACGAATTGAATGCAAAGAATTTTTCTTACGACCCCCGCTCCATCGATATTCTTTTTATCACTCATGCTCACCTCGATCATGTCGGGAAAATTCCGAAGTTGGTGAAAGATGGTTTCAAAGGAATTATTTATTCTACCTCTATGACTCGCGAGCTTGCGCAAGTGATTCTCGAGGATGCTGCTAAGCTCCTTGTTCGCGAAGCGGGGAATAATCCGAAAAATGTTATTTACAATGAAGAGGATATTCTCTCGGCAATGAGACTCTGGAAAGATATTCCATATCATACGAAAACAGAAATAGGCTCCGGCGTGAGCGTGTATTTGAAAGATGCGGGGCATATTCTTGGTTCAACTATGTACGAATTCTCTCGAAATGGACGAAACATTGTTTTTACGGGAGATTTGGGTAACTCACCAGATCTTTTGCTTCCGGATACTGAAAAAATTACCGATGCGAATTATCTTGTTATGGAAAGTGTGTACGGCGACCGCAATCATGAATCAAAGGAAGATAGACGAGCAAAATTTATCAGGATTGTAAAAGAAAACATCGCTCGAAAAGGCGTGTTGGTGATTCCAGCCTTTTCTCTTGAAAGAACACAGATTGTGCTCTATGAACTTGATGAAATGATCGAGCGGAAAGATATCCCTGCTGTGCCGGTATATCTTGATTCTCCGATGGCAATTCGGGTTACGGAGATCTACCGAAGAGCAATGCCGGAAGGTTTTAATGAGGGAGTGAAAAAAGATTTCGCATCTGGCGATGATATTTTTAAGTTCCCGGATTTGAGATTTACCTTGACCACTGATGAATCAAAAGCGATTTTACATGCGCCGAATCCAAAAATTATTATCGCCGGTTCGGGAATGAGCAATGGCGGACGAGTGATTCATCATGAGAAAAACTATCTTCCGGACCCGAACAATACTCTCCTTATGATGGGATATGAAGCTGTGGGGACGCTCGGAAGGGAACTTATGGACGGAGCAAAGAGTGTAAATATCATGGGAGAAAATGTTGAGGTGAGAGCGCGAGTGGAAAATATTCAGGGTTATTCTGGGCACAAAGATTCTGATCATCTCATTGCGTTTGTCGAAGACACCAGAGAGACAGTTGAGAGAGTCTTCTGTGTCATGGGCGAGCCGAAATCATCGCTTTTCCTTGTACAAAGATTGCGAGACTATGTCGGAGTGAATGCAATGATGCCCAAACTTGGGGACAGTTTTGATCTTAATTTTTAG